Below is a genomic region from Rhodococcus sp. WMMA185.
GCGGGAACGCAGTGGAACCGGAAGCTGTTCGACTCCAGTCATTATCGCTTCGAGGTGCGGAGCCGCGGCGAAGGGCTGAGGACAGCGCGGGCTGTGGCCAGTGCAGGCTCGGAGACCACTGCCGGTGAGGTGACCTGGTGGTCGGGAAACGGTTCGATCCACGGAATCAGGCCTGCGAACCCGCTGCACCCATTGCACCGGCTGCTGACGGAGTGGGTGGGTGAGCAGCCTCTACTCACACCGGACACTGACCCAGACGGGCTCGGGGATGGAGATGTGGTGCTCAGTGCGGGGCGGCAGGTAATCATCACTGGCCGTCAGGTTCGTGGCAGTACGGATCGGCAACAGAAGTTTGGTGTCGCGGTCTACCCCGTGGTGTTCGCAGATACGGGGGAAGTGTCGACGATTGCGTTGGACCTGACGGTCCCGGTGGTACGGGAGGTGTTCGACCCGAGCAGCATTCGCTTCGAGATCTCCGAGGGGAACCGCGACGAACGCACCATCGTTGCGCTCTTAGCGACGGGCGCGCGGCTCGGTACGGTGACCTGGCGGGAGGTGAATGGCGCGGTGACACACATTGAGCCGGACCATCCACGGAATCCGGTGCACCGGTTGCTGTTCGACCGGGCAAAGCAGCTGTGTCCCACGTTGCGCGGCCCGATGCCGCGGATGCCGGCGCACGACAACCCGGTCGAGAGGATCGCGGCGCGGCAGGAATTTGTGTCGTCTCTCGACGCGGGGCCGGACATCCTCGGTGCGCACTACATGACCGAGGGCACCGTGGACGGGCCGTGGAATCTGCCACCGGATGAGCGTGATGCCCTGCGGGCGGCGTGGAAATGGTGCAGGACCCAGCTGTACGTGGTGTTCTCGTTCAACGGGGAATCCGGTACAAACGTCTACACGCCGCTGGCGTGGGCGGTGCCGGAGGAGGCTCTATACCTCCCGGATGTCGCGTACGAAGGAGCGTTGGGGCGGCACCTCGAGTTGGTTCAGCGTGCCGCGGAACTCCCTTTACCCGAGTATCTCGACTGACGCTGTGCCCGGCGCGCGATCCGGGCCAGGACTCGGTACCGCGGACGTCCAGGCACTTCAACTCGTATGGCTTGTTCGACTGCAACCTGGGGTGCGGCACGATCACGCCCGCCACAAGAGCGGAAATCGCCACTCGTGTACTTCGGCCGGAGCATCCTCTCCTCGATGAGGCCGGCATCCTCGTCGTGCTGCATGTCCCACAGGCTTCCACTCGGTGCGCCTGTGGAGCCGGATTCCACGTACAGCATCGCCGTCAGCTACGACGCCGCCTCGTCTGCCAGGAGCTTCACGCGGGTGTCAGTAGCGGGGGTGTGTCCGTCTTCCCCGCTCACAGCCCAGTGCGGTAATGAACTCGGGGTGTTGCTCCACACACCCCGAAAGTTCGGCGACGGACAGCACCTGCGGCGTGCTGGTCGCGGTGGCCAGAGACTTATCTGCAGGGCGGTCAAGCAACCAATCCTTCAGCACTTGGCTTATGGATCGATCCAAGACAAATCTGTAGACGGATCCGCCAAAAGCGGACCCAGCTGTCACAAAGCGCAGTGAACAGGCAATTTAGCCCTTGGATCGATCCAAATTCTGCGCTATCGTGGGCGGAGTGCTGGTCACGGAGTAGGAAGCAGGCACAGGTCATGAAGCGAGTCACCCTGAGTGATGTCAGCCAGCATGCCGGTGTGTCTCGCTCGACGGCCTCGCTCGTGCTCAACAACAGCGCAAGTGTCGCGCCGGAAACCAGTCGGCGCGTCCGCGAGTCGATGAAGGCGCTCGGTTACGTCTACAACCGTCATGCGGCAATGCTTCGCAACCCGAGGTCGATGACTTTGGGGTTGGTCGTCACCGAAGTGCAGAACCCCTACTTCGCGGAACTCGCAATGACGCTCGAGGATGTCGCCGATGGCAGCGATTATGCGGTGTTCGTCGGCTACAGTCGGGACGACCCAGCGCGACAACGTCGATTGCTCGGCCGGTTCGTCGAGCGGAGCATCGACGGACTGATCCTCTTGCCGGCGAGCGATACTCGCGCCGACGAGATCGATGACCTACTCGCCACATCGGCAATGCCCCTGGTCCTTCTGGCGCGTCATTTCGACCTCAGTCATGACTACGTCGGCGCCGACAACGTCGAAGCAGGCCGCCTGCTCGGTGAGCATCTTCGAGAGATGGGCGTTCGAACGGTCGCCATGGTCGGCGGGCCGCAGCACACATCGGCCCGCCGCGAACGTGAGGAAGGTTTCCATGCAGCGATCGCGGGCGCGGAGATGTCCATTGTTCCCCCGGATGGCCTGTTTGGGGAGGCGACTCCCGGTGGCGGTGCCGAAGCCACCCGGCGGTTGCTCGACCGGGGAACGATCCCGGATGCAATCGTGGCCTACAGCGATATCGTCGCGGTCGGAGTTTATGCGGAGTTGAGCCGTCGAGGGCTCGAGCCGGGCCGAGACATCGCGGTTGGCGGATTCGACGACATCGCCGGTTCCGCTCATCGCACGCCACCGCTGACCACAGTCGCAACCTTCCCGACGGAAATCGGGCAAAAGTGCGGGAAACTGATTCTCGAGCGCATACGCCAGTCGCTGATCAGTCGCGGCCGTGCTGTCCGCGATTCGCGTCCGCACACCCACGATCTTGTTACGCCCGCGCTGCGGGTGCGCGGCTCCACAGCCGCGTGGCGGCCTCGCCGCTGACATCCGTCCGTCCGAGGACACGAAAACTAAATCACGCCAAGTGAGTAAGCGCTTACAGTTTGGAGTCGACTTGCATATCCCACGAGTTCTCACCCCGCGTCAGGCGGCCGATCTCGTCCATGACGGCGACGTCATCACCGTCAGCTCTTCGTCGGGTCTCGGATGCCCGGACGCGGTACTCGCCGGCCTGGGGCAGCGGTACGAGGAAACGAACTCGCCCGCCGGGCTGACCAGCGTGCATCCCATCGCCGCGGGTGACATGTGGGGTATCAAGGGCATCGATCACATCGCCCGGCCGGGGCAGCTCGCCCGCGTCGTTGCCGGTTCGTTCCCGTCCGGCCCGTCGTCCGCAGAGCCGCCCAGAATTTGGCAGATGATCGAGAACAACGAGGTCGAGGCGTACAACTTTCCGTCCGGAATCCTGTACCAACAGCACCGCGCTGCAGCGGCCAAGCAGCCCGGTGTCCTGTCCAAGGTCGGGCTGGACACCTTCGTCGACCCACGAATCGGGGCCGGTCGGATGAATGCGATCACACCCGACGCCCTTGTTCGAGTTCACGAGCTCGACGGTCAGGAGTGGCTGTTCTACGAGGCGCTGGTACCGAACGTCGCGATCATCCGCGCCACCACCGCCGACACCCACGGCAATCTGACCTTCGAGGAAGAGGCGTCTCCGCTCGGCGCACTCGATCTCGCCTATGCCGCCCACAACAACGGCGGTGTGGTCATCGCGCAGGTGAAGTACCTCGCCGAAGGCGGAAGCCTGGACCCACGGGCAGTGCACGTCCCGGGCATCCTCGTCGATGCCCTCGTGCTCGCCCCGGAGCAGCTGCAGACCACGCATACGCAATACGACCCCGCCCTTTCCGGTGGGCTACGACGACCGCTGAGCACCATCGAGCCGGTGCCCTTCACGTTGGAGAAGGTCATGGCGCGCCGCGCCGCAGCCGAACTGCAGTCCGGCGAAATCGCGAATCTCGGCTTCGGTGTATCAGCCTTGGTGCCGCACGTCCTCGTCGAGGAGGGGCTTGCCAACGCGGTGTCCTGGGTGATCGAGCAGGGACCGGTGGGTGGTGTTCCATTGCTCGATTTCGTCTTCGGAGTCGCGCAGAATCCCGATGCGATCATGCAGAGCTCCGATCAGTTCACCCTCCTCCAGGGCGGTGGGTTCGAGCACTCGCTGCTCTCGTTCCTCGAGATCGACCGCCACGGCAACGTCAACGTTCACAGCCTGCCCAAGCGTCGGCACGTCACTGCGGGAGTCGGCGGATTCGTCGACATAACGTCCTCGGCGCCGTCGATCGTGTTCGTCGGCTCCTTCACCGCCGGGCGCCGCGACATCGCAATAGAGGACGGCCGCCTCGACATCCGGACCGACGGCGCTCACACCAAGTTCGTGAAGGCGGTCGACTCTCCGACCTTCTCCGGCCGGCGCGCTCTCGCCAACGGTCAGAAGGTCCTCTATGTCACCGAACGCGCGGTTCTCGAGCTGAGGCCGGAAGGTTTGACGGTCACCGAGATCGCCCCCGGCGTCGATCTGCAGCGCGACGTGCTGGGCAGGTCCGAGTTCGAACTCCTCGTCGACCCCAACCTGAGAACGATGCGCGGCGAGCTGTTTTCGCCGAAGCTGCAGAACCTACAGCTCGCGCCGATGCCCGAGCATCCACGGGTGCGGGCACTTCAGCCATGACGAACACCACTACGACCGAGGCCCCTCCCGTGAACACTTCTCACCCATCCAGCGATGCCGGGCAGATCACCGTCACGCATACCCGTGACGGCCGTGTCGCGATCGTGCTGATCGATCGCGCCAGAAAACTCAACGCATTGACACTCGAACTGCTCGACGATCTCTACTCCGAGTTGCGGACCATCGATCACTCCGATACGCAGATCGTCCTGATTGCCACAGCCGGGGAAAAGGCGTTTTGCGTTGGCGCGGACATCGCCCAGTTCTCTCGTTTCAACCCCGCACAAATGTGGAGACGCTGGATCAGCGAGGGGCACAGGGTCTTCAACTACCTCGCACAACTGCGGCAGCCGACGATCGCGGTGGTCGACGGCATCGCATTCGGTGGCGGTCTCGAACTCGCGCTGGCCTGTGACCTGCGGATCGGTGCGAGTACCGCACGTCTGGGGTTGCCGGAGACCGGCCTGGGCACGATCCCCGGCTGGGGAGGCACCGAACGCCTCACGCATGTTGTCGGGGCCGCTCGCGCCAAGGAGATGATATTCACCCGCCGTCAGGTGCCTTCCGACGTGGCACTGGACTGGGGGCTGCTGAACGCCGTTTCCGAGCGCAGCGCGCTCGGCGACACGGTCGCCGAGTTCATCGATCGAATACTCGAAGGCGCCCCCGCCGCAGTGCAGGTGAGCAAACAACTCGTCGACGCTGCAGCCGCCGGTGCTCCCTCTGCCATCCTCGAGGCGCTCGGCAGCGGATTCGCCGCAGGAACAGACGATTTCACTGCTGGTGTCACCGCCTTCCGCAACAAGACCACGCCGGCATTCACCGGCACCTGACTTCCAACCTCTCATTCCGACCCTTCCCAGATCCCCTATCGCATTGGCAGACCATGACTCTCGACTCTCCCCATTTGGGCGACGGCGTTGAACACACCCAAGCGACGGCCGACGACCAACCCCAGGTAACGACCACAGACCTTCGCAGGGCCGCATGGGGCGCCTCCGCCGGCAGCGCTCTCGAGTACTACGACTTCGCGCTCTACAGCCTCGCGGCGGCGTTGGTATTCGGCCCGCTGTTCTTCCCCAGCGACAACCCGTCGACCGGATTGGTACTCAGCTTCGCCACCTACTTCATCGGCTTCGCGGTGCGCCCCTTGGGCGGCATCTTCTTCGGCCGACTCGGCGACCGGTTGGGACGCAAGTTCGTGCTGATGGCCACCATCATCCTGATGGGTGTCGCCAGCACCGGAATCGGCCTTCTGCCGACGTACCACGGCAGCGAAGGCGACTGGTACTCCGGTGGGGTAGGCATGCTGGCGCCGCTCATGTTGATCGCACTGCGCATTTGCCAGGGCCTGGGCGCCGGCGCCGAGATGGCTGGAGCGTCGATTCTGATGACGGAGTACGCCCCGAAGAACAGGCGTGGGTTCTTTGCCTCGCTGCCCTTCCTCGGAGTGCAGGTCGGAACCGTCGTGGCCGCACTGGTGTACTTTCTCGTCTACTTCGGGGACGGACAGATCACCGACACCTGGCTCTGGCGGGTTCCCTTCCTGGCCAGTGTGGTCATCCTCGGCGTGGCGATGTATCTGCGCCTCAATCTGAAGGAGTCGCCCACGTTCAGGAAGCTCGAAGCCAAGCATCAGATCGACGATCGTCCCTTGCGGCATTTGCTCGAGCATTCGCGCCCGTCGCTGCTGCGCGGAATCGGCCTACGGGTCGCCGAGAACGGCTCCTCGTCGATGTATCAGGCGCTTGCGGTCGCCTACGTCACCAGCGCCGCGGTCGGTGTCACGGGCCCCATCGGCGCACTGTCGTTGGTCTTCGCCGCTGCGCTGGGAGCCATCGTCGTTCCGATCGCAGGAAAACTCACCGACCGGTACGGGCGAGTCAGGACATACCGCGCCTTCGCATACTTCCAGTTGGTATCGGCGTTCCCGATCTGGTGGGCGCTCTCGAAGGGCAGTGTGGTGCTGACGATTGTCGTCATCTCACTCGGCCTCGGAATCGGGACCTGGGGCATGTTCGGCGCCCAAAGCGCTTTCCTCAGTGAACTCTTCGGATCCCGGCAACGCTATCTCGGCGTGTCCGTTGCCAGAGAGGTATCCGCCGTGCTGTCCGGAGGCCTCGCCCCACTGATCGGGGCATGGATCATCGCGATGGTCGTCGCGTCGGATGGAGGCGCGGGTGTTCCGGGCGCAGGCCTCGGCGCATGGGTCTTCATCGCCGGATACCTATGCATCCTGACCTTGATCACGATCGGAACCACCTACATCACACCGGACCCGGGCAACAGGGACCTCGACGATCCGCGAGATGCGCTTGCCGTATCGCGGCCGAGACAGCGAGGGGCTGACGTAGAAGGCGGCCGGTCCGTCGGAGCAGGAAGCGATATTCTGTAAGCGGTTGCATCGTGATTCCGAGATGGCAGCGTTTTCAGGTGGGGGAGTCGGCAGGAGGCGGATAGTTGAGCGAAGCGCGAACAACCTCGGGTACTCGGCGCCCGACCATTTCAATGGTCGCCGAGGCTGCTGGTGTGTCGACCGCAACCGTGTCTCGCGTGATGAGCGGAAACCCCGCCGTGAGCCCGGAGTTGGCTGCACGGGTCCATGCCGCTGCCGAGGAGATGGCGTACCGGCCGAGTGGAGCGGCGCGGGGTCTGGCACTGGGTTCGCTGCGGAACGTGGGAGTCATCGTTCCCGACCTTGCGAACGCCTACTTCCTCGAAGTGGTGAAGCAGATGCACCATGGTGGACGCGCCGACGGGTACCGGATGCTCGTGGCCGATTATTCGGCGGCTGCGGACGACGAATACGCGACCGCTGTCGACTTACTCGGCCAGGTCGACGGATTGATACTGCTGTCCTCACGGATTCCGGTCTCGGGACTGAAGGATCTGGCTGCGCAGTCGACTCCGGTCGTTCTGGTGAACAGGGTCGAGCTCGGGGTCGATCTGCCCATGGTCGCGGTCGATAATTTCACGGCGATGATGGAACTGTGTGGTCATCTGGCCGAACTGGGGCATCGCCGGGTTGTGTACATCGCAGGCTCGGACCTGTCGTGGCAGAACCGCGAACGGTGGCGGGCCGTCGAAATGGCGAGAGTGCTTGGTATTGAAGCGTTCAAGGTTGACTCGGATGGGTCGATCGAGGGCGGCTTCAGCGTGACAGAGAGCGCGCTCGGCCACGAACCCACCGCATTGATTTGCTTCAACGATCTGACGGCGGTCGGGGTGATCTCGAAGCTGCGCGAGCTCGGGGTGCGTGTGCCCGAGGATATCTCGGTGACCGGATTCGACGACGTCGAGTTGGCAGGTCACATTGCTCCACGCTTGACTACCGTGCTCAGTCCGAAGATTCAGCTCGGCGATCAAGCATGGCGGCTGCTTCAGGAGGCGCTGCGCAGCGAACCCGGTACTCTTGTGCCCCTGCTTCCCGCGAAGGTGGTCATCCGGGATTCGACGGGTACTGTCCGAGACTGACCGGCATGTCAGCCGATGCCGTGCACCGCGAAGTACGCCGCCGCGCGACCGGCAGTGAAGTCAGGGTCGGGGAACAGGCCGATTGCATTGGCTGCCCGGACGAGATCTGCTAGGTGAAGCAGGCTTCGTCCGGCTTCGAAGCCGCCGATCATTCGAAAATGGTTCTGCCTGCCCGTGAGGTAGGCGAGCCATGCGACACCGACCTTGTAGTACTGCGTGGGTGAAGCGAAGAGCAGGCGACTCAGGGGCTCGGTGGGCCCCAGCACGCTCTTGAACCCGTCGACATCGTCGGCGTCGAGGCGGGCGAAGGCCGCCGATGCGAACGGTCCGACAGCGGCGAATGCGCCTAGGAGGGCATCGCTGGCATGGGTTCCGTCCCCGGCAATGAGGTCGACGTAGTTGTAATCGTCACCTGTGAACACACGGACCCCGGCCGGCATGCGGCGCCGTAGTCCGATCTCGAGAGCCTGATCGAGAACCGACACCTTGATTCCACGCACCTTGATCCGATGAGCGTCGATGATTTCCATAACGGTGTCCGTTGCGGCAGAGGGATCTTCGACACCCCAGTACCCGGCGAGGGCGGGATCGAACACCGCGCCGAGCCAGTGCAGGATGACCGGACGCCGGGCGGCCGAGAGGACTGCGTCATACACCTTGCGATAGTCGTCTGGTCCGGTCGCGGCTCGGGCGAGGTGCCTGCTGGCCATCATGACGACGTCGCCGCCGCTCGATTCGATTGCGTCGATCTGCTCGACGTACGCGTCGCGAATCTCTGCGAGAGAAGGCCGTTCGGATGTGAGCTGATCTGTGCCCACACCAACGACGACCCTGCCGCCCACGGACTTTGCCTCGGCGAGGGTGCGAACGGCAAGTTCCTTGGCAGCACTCCACTCCAGGCCCATGCCGCGCTGAGCGGTGTCCATCGATTCGGCCACACCAAGTCCGAGTGACCACAGGTCCCGGCGCAACCGCAGCGTCGCCTCCCAGTCGATCTGATCCGGGACGTTCTCGGCCGAGGCGCGCAATGGGTCAGCTACGACATGGGAAGCCGCGTAGACCTCGCGACTGGTCGGCGGGGTTGCCCGGGTGTCGAGCTTCGCCGGCTCACCGAGAACCAGGTGGGTGACCGTGCTGTTCGCGTCGGGAAGAGCTAACGATGACATGAGACTTCCTGTAAGCGCTTTCTTGCGTCGTCGCAAGCCAGCATATACGGTGACGATCTACGGCGCTATGACCCGTTTGTTTGGGTCAATCTCTGTGAGAAAGCAGTTTCACGGGCGGTCGTGGCGCAGCTCGTCCGGGGCCGAAGGGAGTCCAGTGAGTGCAACAGCACAAATCGTGGTGGCAGGCCAGTTGACTCGGAAGGTCGCGCTGGTGACGGGCGCGGCCGGCGGGATCGGGTCATCGATCGCTCGGACGCTCGGCGCGCACGGCGCGACCGTGATCGGCGTCGATGCGGATCCGCAGGTGACCGAGGTGATGAGTCGGTTCGGTGGCGTGGGCCTGTGTGGGGACCTGAGGGATCCAGACTTCAGTGCCTCCGCGGTGGACCTTGCGCTCGAGACCGACGGTCGCCTCGACATCTTGGTCAATGCGGCAGGAATTCAACTGCGCACGGCAGCCGTCGATGTCGAAGACGATGGATGGGAACGTCTGGTGGATGTGAATCTCTCGGCTGTGTACCGGCTGACCCGACAGGCGACGAAATCGCTCATCGCAACACGGGGAAGTGTCGTCAACATCGCGTCGCTCTCGGCGGACCGAGCAGTGCCCGGCATCGTCCCCTACGGTGCGACCAAAGCCGCACTGACCCAACTGGGTAAGGGGCTTGCCGTTGAACTCGGACCGCAGGGGGTCCGGGTGAACACGATTGCCCCGGGTTACGTCGAAACGCCGATGACTGCGGAGATTCTCGATCAACAGGCGATCCGCGACGAAAAGCTGAGCCGAATCCCGCTGCAGCGGTTCGCGGACGGCGATGACGTCGCTGACGTCGTCCTCTTCCTCGTCTCCGATGCTGCCCGCTACGTGA
It encodes:
- a CDS encoding SDR family NAD(P)-dependent oxidoreductase, producing MSATAQIVVAGQLTRKVALVTGAAGGIGSSIARTLGAHGATVIGVDADPQVTEVMSRFGGVGLCGDLRDPDFSASAVDLALETDGRLDILVNAAGIQLRTAAVDVEDDGWERLVDVNLSAVYRLTRQATKSLIATRGSVVNIASLSADRAVPGIVPYGATKAALTQLGKGLAVELGPQGVRVNTIAPGYVETPMTAEILDQQAIRDEKLSRIPLQRFADGDDVADVVLFLVSDAARYVTGVVLPVDGGYSIT
- a CDS encoding enoyl-CoA hydratase/isomerase family protein, with the translated sequence MNTSHPSSDAGQITVTHTRDGRVAIVLIDRARKLNALTLELLDDLYSELRTIDHSDTQIVLIATAGEKAFCVGADIAQFSRFNPAQMWRRWISEGHRVFNYLAQLRQPTIAVVDGIAFGGGLELALACDLRIGASTARLGLPETGLGTIPGWGGTERLTHVVGAARAKEMIFTRRQVPSDVALDWGLLNAVSERSALGDTVAEFIDRILEGAPAAVQVSKQLVDAAAAGAPSAILEALGSGFAAGTDDFTAGVTAFRNKTTPAFTGT
- a CDS encoding acyl CoA:acetate/3-ketoacid CoA transferase yields the protein MHIPRVLTPRQAADLVHDGDVITVSSSSGLGCPDAVLAGLGQRYEETNSPAGLTSVHPIAAGDMWGIKGIDHIARPGQLARVVAGSFPSGPSSAEPPRIWQMIENNEVEAYNFPSGILYQQHRAAAAKQPGVLSKVGLDTFVDPRIGAGRMNAITPDALVRVHELDGQEWLFYEALVPNVAIIRATTADTHGNLTFEEEASPLGALDLAYAAHNNGGVVIAQVKYLAEGGSLDPRAVHVPGILVDALVLAPEQLQTTHTQYDPALSGGLRRPLSTIEPVPFTLEKVMARRAAAELQSGEIANLGFGVSALVPHVLVEEGLANAVSWVIEQGPVGGVPLLDFVFGVAQNPDAIMQSSDQFTLLQGGGFEHSLLSFLEIDRHGNVNVHSLPKRRHVTAGVGGFVDITSSAPSIVFVGSFTAGRRDIAIEDGRLDIRTDGAHTKFVKAVDSPTFSGRRALANGQKVLYVTERAVLELRPEGLTVTEIAPGVDLQRDVLGRSEFELLVDPNLRTMRGELFSPKLQNLQLAPMPEHPRVRALQP
- a CDS encoding LacI family DNA-binding transcriptional regulator, which encodes MVAEAAGVSTATVSRVMSGNPAVSPELAARVHAAAEEMAYRPSGAARGLALGSLRNVGVIVPDLANAYFLEVVKQMHHGGRADGYRMLVADYSAAADDEYATAVDLLGQVDGLILLSSRIPVSGLKDLAAQSTPVVLVNRVELGVDLPMVAVDNFTAMMELCGHLAELGHRRVVYIAGSDLSWQNRERWRAVEMARVLGIEAFKVDSDGSIEGGFSVTESALGHEPTALICFNDLTAVGVISKLRELGVRVPEDISVTGFDDVELAGHIAPRLTTVLSPKIQLGDQAWRLLQEALRSEPGTLVPLLPAKVVIRDSTGTVRD
- a CDS encoding dihydrodipicolinate synthase family protein — its product is MSSLALPDANSTVTHLVLGEPAKLDTRATPPTSREVYAASHVVADPLRASAENVPDQIDWEATLRLRRDLWSLGLGVAESMDTAQRGMGLEWSAAKELAVRTLAEAKSVGGRVVVGVGTDQLTSERPSLAEIRDAYVEQIDAIESSGGDVVMMASRHLARAATGPDDYRKVYDAVLSAARRPVILHWLGAVFDPALAGYWGVEDPSAATDTVMEIIDAHRIKVRGIKVSVLDQALEIGLRRRMPAGVRVFTGDDYNYVDLIAGDGTHASDALLGAFAAVGPFASAAFARLDADDVDGFKSVLGPTEPLSRLLFASPTQYYKVGVAWLAYLTGRQNHFRMIGGFEAGRSLLHLADLVRAANAIGLFPDPDFTAGRAAAYFAVHGIG
- a CDS encoding LacI family DNA-binding transcriptional regulator, whose protein sequence is MKRVTLSDVSQHAGVSRSTASLVLNNSASVAPETSRRVRESMKALGYVYNRHAAMLRNPRSMTLGLVVTEVQNPYFAELAMTLEDVADGSDYAVFVGYSRDDPARQRRLLGRFVERSIDGLILLPASDTRADEIDDLLATSAMPLVLLARHFDLSHDYVGADNVEAGRLLGEHLREMGVRTVAMVGGPQHTSARREREEGFHAAIAGAEMSIVPPDGLFGEATPGGGAEATRRLLDRGTIPDAIVAYSDIVAVGVYAELSRRGLEPGRDIAVGGFDDIAGSAHRTPPLTTVATFPTEIGQKCGKLILERIRQSLISRGRAVRDSRPHTHDLVTPALRVRGSTAAWRPRR
- a CDS encoding MFS transporter; protein product: MTLDSPHLGDGVEHTQATADDQPQVTTTDLRRAAWGASAGSALEYYDFALYSLAAALVFGPLFFPSDNPSTGLVLSFATYFIGFAVRPLGGIFFGRLGDRLGRKFVLMATIILMGVASTGIGLLPTYHGSEGDWYSGGVGMLAPLMLIALRICQGLGAGAEMAGASILMTEYAPKNRRGFFASLPFLGVQVGTVVAALVYFLVYFGDGQITDTWLWRVPFLASVVILGVAMYLRLNLKESPTFRKLEAKHQIDDRPLRHLLEHSRPSLLRGIGLRVAENGSSSMYQALAVAYVTSAAVGVTGPIGALSLVFAAALGAIVVPIAGKLTDRYGRVRTYRAFAYFQLVSAFPIWWALSKGSVVLTIVVISLGLGIGTWGMFGAQSAFLSELFGSRQRYLGVSVAREVSAVLSGGLAPLIGAWIIAMVVASDGGAGVPGAGLGAWVFIAGYLCILTLITIGTTYITPDPGNRDLDDPRDALAVSRPRQRGADVEGGRSVGAGSDIL